In Vitis riparia cultivar Riparia Gloire de Montpellier isolate 1030 chromosome 19, EGFV_Vit.rip_1.0, whole genome shotgun sequence, the following proteins share a genomic window:
- the LOC117908801 gene encoding probable LRR receptor-like serine/threonine-protein kinase At1g53440, with translation MDSSSLLLFLFLGFFCSSEFTSHAARIPDYEVQTLRTISTKLNYKYWNIGQGSCSGGFNRAIDDNSYSNVTCNCTFNEGTVCHVTNIQLKGLDLDGTLPDEFGSLSYLQELDLSRNYINGSIPTSLGQLSLTILTLPGNRISGSIPEEISNISTLEELVLEANQLGEHLPPSLGKLSHLRRLVLSANNFIGTIPENFHNLKNLTDFRIDGNNLSGKIPDWIGNWTKLEKLYLQGTSMDGPIPSTISQLKNLIELLISDLSGPTTSFPNLKDMNKLKKLVMRNCSITGEIPEDIGNIESLDLLDLSFNRLSGTIPKSFKQEKKEKTKLDCMFLTNNSLTGEVPSWIISDAENKIDLSYNNFSGPHLDSCENQVNLVSSYASSARNMTPWCLQKDLPCSGKAKYYSLYINCGGEETTFKGKTYEKDNNDEGASQFFTDGIDKWAYSSTGVFIGNQGGSHLAKNTSALNSEDAGIYQTARLAPISLKYYGLCLRKGHYKVQLHFAEIMFFSNQTFGSLGRRLFDVSIQGNVVLKDFNIMEEAKGAGKGIYRDFDASVDGSTLEIHLYWTGKGTNSIPDEGVYGPLISAIAVTPKFNPNPGLSVGGIIGIVIASCVVLVLILVLLRMKGYLGGKDLEDRELRDLGMQTGYFSLRQIKAATNNFDSTNKIGEGGFGPVYKGVQSDGSVIAVKQLSSKSKQGNREFVNEIGMISALQHPNLVKLYGCCIEGNQLLLIYEYLENNCLARALFGSDEQRLNLDWPTRKKICLGIARGLAYLHEESRLKIVHRDIKATNVLLDKNLNAKISDFGLAKLDEDENTHISTRIAGTIGYMAPEYAMRGYLTDKADVYSFGVVALEIVSGKSNTNYRPKEEFVYLLDWAYVLHEQGNLLELVDPSLGSNYSEEEVMGMLNLALLCTNQSPTLRPSMSSVVSMLDGKIAVRAPTIKHCSMNPDMRFKAFEKLSLDSQSQVSAFSVDSQVQGSISVDGPWIDSSISLHSREETRGFPSSSELLTGHQDL, from the exons ATGGATTCTTCGTCTCTTCTCCTCTTCTTGTTTCTGGGTTTCTTTTGTTCTTCTGAGTTCACATCCCATGCTGCACGTATTCCAGACTATGAAG TGCAAACTCTTAGAACAATATCCACAAAGTTGAACTACAAATATTGGAACATAGGCCAAGGCTCATGCAGTGGAGGTTTCAATCGAGCCATCGATGATAATAGCTACAGCAATGTCACATGCAACTGCACCTTCAACGAAGGAACTGTTTGTCATGTCACAAACAt CCAGCTGAAGGGTCTTGATTTGGATGGAACTTTACCTGATGAGTTTGGAAGTCTTTCTTATCTGCAAGAACT TGATCTCTCCCGAAACTATATCAATGGATCGATCCCTACAAGTCTTGGTCAGCTTTCTCTTACCATTCT CACTCTTCCTGGAAACAGAATCTCTGGGTCGATTCCTGAAGAAATCAGTAATATCAGTACACTTGAGGAGCT GGTCTTGGAAGCTAATCAGCTTGGAGAACATCTCCCTCCAAGTCTTGGAAAGTTGAGTCATTTAAGGAGACT TGTTCTTTCTGCAAACAATTTCATTGGAACAATACCAGAAAATTTTCACAATCTGAAGAACCTAACTGATTT TAGGATAGATGGGAATAATTTATCTGGGAAGATACCAGATTGGATTGGGAATTGGACCAAACTTGAGAAACT GTATCTGCAAGGCACATCAATGGACGGGCCCATTCCTTCTACCATATCCCAGTTGAAAAACTTAATCGAGTT GTTAATATCTGATTTGAGTGGACCGACTACATCTTTCCCCAATTTGAAggatatgaataaattaaaaaaatt GGTGATGAGAAATTGCTCCATCACAGGTGAAATCCCAGAAGACATTGGAAATATTGAAAGTTTAGATCTTTT AGACCTGAGCTTCAACAGACTGAGTGGTACAATTCCAAAGAGCTTTAAGCaagaaaagaaggagaaaaCAAAACTCGATTGCAT GTTTCTCACCAACAACTCACTGACTGGAGAAGTGCCCAGCTGGATAATATCAGACGCTGAAAACAAAAT TGATTTATCTTACAACAATTTTTCAGGGCCGCACCTTGATTCTTGCGAAAACCAAGT GAACTTGGTTTCCAGCTATGCATCTTCAGCAAGAAACAT GACCCCTTGGTGCTTACAGAAGGATCTCCCTTGCTCTGGAAAAGCCAAAT ACTATTCCTTGTATATCAATTGTGGAGGAGAGGAAACAACTTTTAAAGGGAAGACATATGAAAAAGACAACAATGATGAGGGTGCGTCACAGTTCTTTACTGATGGTATAGACAAATGGGCTTATAGCAGTACAGGGGTTTTCATAGGTAACCAGGGTGGTAGTCACCTAGCCAAAAACACATCTGCTTTGAACTCAGAGGATGCAGGGATCTACCAAACTGCTCGTCTTGCTCCCATCTCACTCAAGTATTATGGGCTTTGCTTGCGAAAGGGCCATTATAAAGTGCAACTCCACTTTGCTGAAATCATGTTTTTTAGTAACCAGACATTTGGTAGCCTTGGGAGGCGCTTGTTCGACGTTTCAATTCAA GGGAATGTAGTTTTGAAGGATTTTAATATCATGGAAGAAGCTAAAGGTGCTGGTAAGGGCATTTATAGGGATTTTGATGCCTCTGTTGATGGTAGCACTCTGGAGATCCACTTATACTGGACAGGCAAAGGGACTAATTCCATTCCGGATGAAGGTGTATATGGGCCTCTTATATCTGCTATTGCAGTGACACCAA AATTCAATCCCAACCCGGGGCTGTCTGTCGGAGGTATCATCGGCATTGTGATAGCTTCATGTGTGGTCCTCGTATTGATTTTGGTACTCCTACGAATGAAAGGCTACTTAGGAGGAAAAGACCTTGAAGATAGAG AACTACGTGATCTAGGGATGCAAACTGGTTATTTTAGTTTACGACAGATCAAAGCTGCTACCAATAACTTTGACTCTACAAATAAGATTGGTGAAGGTGGATTTGGGCCAGTTTACAAG GGTGTACAGTCAGATGGTTCAGTAATTGCTGTTAAGCAGCTCTCTTCTAAATCGAAGCAAGGGAACCGAGAATTTGTAAATGAAATAGGCATGATATCTGCCTTACAACACCCAAATCTTGTGAAGCTTTATGGCTGCTGTATTGAAGGGAACCAGTTGTTGCTCATATACGAATATTTGGAAAACAATTGTCTTGCACGTGCACTTTTTG GTTCTGATGAACAGCGGCTAAATTTGGACTGGCCAACTAGGAAGAAGATATGCTTGGGGATCGCAAGGGGATTGGCATATCTTCATGAGGAGTCAAGATTGAAAATTGTTCATAGAGATATAAAGGCAACAAATGTGCTGCTTGATAAGAATCTAAATGCTAAGATATCCGACTTTGGCTTGGCTAAGCTGGATGAAGACGAGAACACCCATATCAGCACACGGATAGCTGGAACGAT AGGATACATGGCTCCTGAATATGCAATGAGGGGTTACTTGACCGACAAAGCAGATGTTTACAGCTTTGGAGTTGTTGCTTTAGAGATTGTCAGCGGGAAAAGCAACACCAATTACAGGCCAAAGGAAGAGTTTGTTTATCTTCTTGATTGG GCTTATGTCCTGCACGAGCAGGGAAACCTTCTGGAGCTGGTGGATCCAAGTCTTGGTTCAAACTACTCAGAGGAGGAGGTGATGGGGATGCTGAACTTGGCCCTCTTATGCACCAACCAGTCTCCCACTCTCAGGCCATCCATGTCCTCTGTAGTGAGTATGCTTGACGGCAAAATTGCAGTCCGAGCACCGACAATCAAACATTGTTCGATGAACCCAGATATGAGATTCAAAGCCTTTGAGAAGCTCTCACTGGACAGCCAGTCTCAAGTCTCAGCATTCTCTGTAGACAGTCAGGTCCAAGGCAGCATATCAGTTGATGGGCCATGGATTGATTCCTCAATTTCCCTCCATAGCAGAGAAGAAACAAGGGGATTTCCTTCATCAAGCGAGCTTCTGACAGGACACCAAGATCTTTAG